One Streptomyces sp. SAI-135 DNA segment encodes these proteins:
- the chpH gene encoding chaplin ChpH translates to MIKKVVAAAAATGGLVLAGAGLAVADAGAQGAAVGSPGVLSGNVVQVPVHVPVNVCGNTVSVIGLLNPAFGNTCINK, encoded by the coding sequence ATGATCAAGAAGGTCGTCGCCGCTGCGGCTGCTACTGGTGGCCTGGTTCTCGCGGGCGCGGGCCTTGCCGTCGCCGATGCGGGTGCGCAGGGTGCCGCTGTGGGCTCCCCGGGCGTGCTGTCCGGCAATGTCGTGCAGGTTCCCGTTCACGTCCCGGTGAACGTCTGCGGCAACACGGTCTCCGTGATCGGCCTGCTGAACCCCGCCTTCGGCAACACCTGCATCAACAAGTGA
- a CDS encoding aldo/keto reductase has product MEQRHLGRTGLRVSRIGLGTLTWGRDTDEHDAADLLKTFWEAGGTLVDTADVYGDGEAEYLLGRLIEGLVPRRDLVISTKAGSVPDPDVRVDGSRGHLLSALDDSLARLGTDYVDVWHIHSYDAHTPLEETLQALDLAVSSGRARYAGVSNFCGWQLAKAGTWQLAAPGTRTRLAATQLEYSLLQRGVEREVLPAALDLGIGLLPSSPLGRGVLTGKYRNSTPADSRGASEHLAPFVAPYLDDTASHIVDAVTTAADGLAVTPLQVALAWVRDRPGVTAPIVGARNSQQLTAALSVEALSLPDEICRALDDVSAPVHRYPDHDWSTL; this is encoded by the coding sequence ATGGAGCAGAGGCATCTCGGCCGTACCGGCCTGCGCGTGTCCCGTATCGGACTCGGCACCCTCACCTGGGGCAGGGACACCGACGAGCACGACGCGGCGGACCTCCTGAAAACGTTCTGGGAGGCGGGCGGGACGCTGGTCGACACGGCGGACGTGTACGGCGACGGGGAGGCCGAGTACCTGCTCGGACGTCTCATAGAAGGCCTGGTCCCGCGCCGGGACCTGGTCATCTCCACCAAGGCGGGCAGCGTCCCTGACCCGGACGTCCGCGTCGACGGCTCGCGCGGCCACCTGCTCTCCGCGCTGGACGACTCGCTGGCCCGGCTCGGCACGGACTACGTCGACGTGTGGCACATCCACTCCTACGATGCCCACACCCCGCTGGAGGAGACGCTCCAGGCCCTCGACCTGGCCGTCAGCAGCGGCCGCGCCCGCTATGCCGGGGTCTCCAACTTCTGCGGCTGGCAGCTCGCCAAGGCGGGGACCTGGCAGTTGGCGGCGCCGGGGACGCGGACCAGGCTGGCCGCCACACAGCTGGAGTACTCGCTGTTGCAGCGCGGGGTCGAGCGGGAGGTGCTGCCGGCCGCGCTCGACCTGGGCATCGGTCTGCTGCCCTCCTCGCCGCTGGGCCGGGGCGTCCTGACGGGCAAGTACCGCAACTCCACGCCGGCCGACTCGCGGGGTGCCTCGGAGCATCTGGCGCCGTTCGTCGCGCCGTACCTCGACGACACCGCGAGCCACATCGTGGACGCGGTGACCACCGCGGCCGACGGACTCGCGGTGACGCCTCTCCAGGTGGCGCTCGCGTGGGTCCGGGACCGGCCCGGGGTGACCGCGCCGATCGTCGGCGCGCGCAACTCGCAGCAGCTCACGGCGGCGTTGTCAGTGGAGGCCCTTAGTCTTCCTGACGAGATCTGCCGGGCGCTCGACGATGTGTCGGCGCCCGTGCACCGCTATCCCGATCACGACTGGAGCACGCTGTGA
- a CDS encoding helix-hairpin-helix domain-containing protein encodes MSTEPEPTEKTEPGTRDAALEQEGTEAAPEQEADTGDGVSEGGDPVGTDADGAEKARLSEAEAELAAQRIERERIERRKAEKQGPVESGAKLSGKAADLLAAVRAVESGAKPVAAVFSEPEPPRRPAQEPVRSRPVSAQAAGGAESVGAPAPQTVEAVRRVLAEGGAPEPLAAQVTAVLGEGADDELRADPWQLLRVTGVRPEQADGFARALLGAECAPDDERRGRAVTVWLLEQAALAGHTALEMPALTAALAQRGVPDADAAVQSTIAEAEALVFQDALDPAAPEPAEDDEEGAERPVRILVGLERYALAEESLADGLARLINSVPKEDGSAEDWERAAASAKGSAAELIRAVAAGGLVLHTGGEASLAEPAALLAAARGLGLRAWAATHSPLGRDRFGALLEADSHAPARQVATVAGLLSGAEGPGRDADGAFDLDLLVVLDAPQLDVETAALLVESLPDGARLVLGGDPAVLWSVGPGRVFADLLAARICPQVASRRPDPGPLGELVSGIGIGELNQVEAPGKEVVIVPVRDAGEAVHRTVQLVADSVPRAIGVPAEETQVITPGHGGAAGTRVLNAALKERLNPGPGRFGGFDPGDRVAYSPAPGRTLPGRVVRADAEGLHLSCAGEPVVVPKERVEQSVRHGWALTAHQAVGGRWPAAVVVLPGDAAQALSRPWVYTAFGRADRHLSVVHGVEQALPRAVAEIPAKPRTTRLPILLRTQSPTAG; translated from the coding sequence GTGAGCACGGAGCCGGAGCCCACGGAGAAGACCGAGCCGGGGACGCGGGACGCCGCGCTCGAGCAGGAGGGCACGGAGGCAGCGCCGGAGCAGGAGGCGGACACCGGTGACGGCGTGAGTGAGGGCGGGGACCCCGTCGGCACCGACGCGGACGGGGCGGAGAAGGCGCGGCTGTCCGAGGCCGAGGCCGAGTTGGCGGCGCAGCGGATCGAGCGGGAGCGGATCGAGCGGCGCAAGGCCGAGAAGCAGGGGCCGGTCGAGAGCGGGGCCAAGCTCAGCGGGAAGGCGGCCGATCTCCTAGCCGCCGTACGGGCGGTGGAGAGCGGGGCCAAGCCCGTGGCCGCCGTCTTCAGCGAGCCCGAGCCACCGCGTCGGCCCGCCCAGGAGCCGGTGCGGTCCCGGCCGGTGTCGGCGCAGGCGGCCGGTGGCGCGGAGTCCGTCGGCGCGCCCGCGCCACAGACCGTGGAGGCCGTCCGGCGCGTGCTGGCCGAGGGCGGGGCGCCGGAGCCCCTCGCCGCCCAGGTCACCGCGGTCCTCGGGGAGGGGGCCGACGACGAGCTGCGGGCGGATCCCTGGCAGTTGCTGCGGGTCACGGGCGTACGCCCCGAGCAGGCCGACGGGTTCGCGCGGGCGCTGCTCGGCGCGGAGTGCGCGCCGGACGACGAGCGGCGGGGGCGGGCGGTCACCGTCTGGCTCCTGGAGCAGGCGGCGCTGGCCGGGCACACCGCGCTGGAGATGCCGGCGCTGACCGCCGCACTGGCCCAGCGGGGTGTGCCGGACGCCGACGCGGCCGTGCAGAGCACGATCGCCGAGGCCGAGGCCCTGGTCTTCCAGGACGCCCTCGACCCGGCGGCCCCTGAGCCCGCGGAGGACGACGAGGAGGGTGCCGAGCGTCCGGTCCGGATCCTGGTCGGCCTGGAGCGGTACGCCCTCGCGGAGGAGAGCCTCGCCGACGGGCTGGCCCGGCTGATCAACTCCGTGCCCAAGGAGGACGGTTCGGCCGAGGACTGGGAGCGTGCCGCGGCCTCGGCCAAGGGCTCGGCCGCCGAGCTGATCCGCGCGGTCGCGGCGGGCGGCCTGGTCCTGCACACCGGCGGCGAGGCCTCCCTGGCGGAACCGGCGGCGCTGCTGGCGGCGGCGCGGGGGCTGGGGCTGCGGGCCTGGGCGGCCACCCACAGCCCTCTGGGGCGCGACCGCTTCGGCGCCCTGCTCGAAGCGGACTCCCACGCCCCCGCCCGGCAGGTCGCCACCGTCGCCGGACTCCTCTCCGGTGCCGAGGGGCCCGGACGGGACGCCGACGGGGCGTTCGACCTCGATCTGCTCGTCGTGCTCGACGCGCCCCAGCTGGACGTCGAGACGGCCGCGCTGCTCGTGGAGTCCCTGCCGGACGGGGCACGGCTGGTGCTGGGCGGGGATCCGGCGGTGCTGTGGTCGGTGGGACCCGGACGGGTGTTCGCGGATCTGCTGGCCGCCCGGATCTGTCCGCAGGTCGCCTCGCGCAGGCCGGACCCCGGGCCGCTGGGCGAGCTGGTCTCCGGGATCGGCATCGGTGAGCTGAACCAGGTCGAGGCCCCCGGCAAGGAGGTCGTGATCGTGCCGGTGCGGGACGCGGGAGAGGCCGTGCACCGGACCGTGCAGCTGGTCGCGGACTCGGTGCCGCGGGCGATCGGGGTCCCCGCCGAGGAGACCCAGGTGATCACCCCGGGCCACGGCGGCGCCGCCGGCACCCGCGTCCTCAACGCGGCCCTGAAGGAGCGCCTGAACCCCGGTCCGGGCCGCTTCGGCGGGTTCGACCCCGGCGACCGCGTCGCCTACTCCCCCGCTCCGGGCCGTACGCTCCCGGGCCGGGTGGTGCGCGCCGACGCGGAAGGATTGCATCTGAGCTGCGCCGGCGAGCCCGTGGTCGTACCGAAGGAGCGGGTGGAGCAGTCCGTGCGGCACGGCTGGGCCCTGACCGCGCACCAGGCGGTGGGCGGCCGCTGGCCCGCGGCGGTCGTGGTGCTGCCCGGGGACGCGGCGCAGGCCCTCAGCCGGCCGTGGGTCTACACGGCGTTCGGCCGGGCGGACCGCCATCTGTCCGTGGTGCACGGCGTGGAGCAGGCCCTGCCGAGGGCGGTCGCCGAGATCCCCGCCAAGCCCCGGACGACCCGGCTGCCCATCCTTCTCAGGACCCAGTCGCCGACGGCCGGCTGA
- a CDS encoding M20/M25/M40 family metallo-hydrolase has translation MSDTDTARGVTGEDEVVDLCRELIRFDTSNYGDHSGPGERKAAEWVAGKLAEVGLDPQIFESHPGRASTVARIAGEDPSRPALLIHGHLDVVPANAQDWTHHPFSGEVADGCVWGRGAVDMKDMDAMTLAVVRDRLRSGRRPPRDIVLAFLADEEAGGTYGARHLVDHHPDLFEGVTEAISEVGGFSFTVNEQRRLYLIQTAEKGMHWMKLTVAGTAGHGSMIHRDNAITELSEAVARLGRHKFPVRVTKTTRAFLDELGDALGTELDPEDMEGTLARLGGIAKLIGATLSNTANPTQLGAGYKVNVIPGEATAHVDGRFLPGHEEEFLADLDKILGPKVRREDVHSDKAVETTFDGALVDAMQSALVAEDPAAKAIPYMLSGGTDAKSFDELGIRGFGFAPLKLPPELDFAGMFHGVDERVPVDGLKFGVRVLDRFIDAS, from the coding sequence GTGAGCGACACGGACACGGCCAGGGGCGTCACCGGCGAGGACGAGGTCGTGGACCTCTGCCGCGAGCTGATCCGCTTCGACACCAGCAACTACGGCGACCACTCCGGCCCCGGTGAGCGCAAGGCGGCCGAGTGGGTCGCGGGCAAGCTCGCCGAGGTGGGGCTCGACCCGCAGATCTTCGAGTCGCACCCCGGCCGCGCCTCCACGGTGGCCCGGATCGCGGGCGAGGACCCGTCCAGGCCGGCCCTGCTGATCCACGGCCACCTCGACGTCGTACCGGCCAACGCGCAGGACTGGACCCACCACCCGTTCTCCGGCGAGGTCGCGGACGGGTGCGTGTGGGGCCGGGGCGCGGTCGACATGAAGGACATGGACGCGATGACCCTGGCGGTCGTCCGCGACCGGCTGCGCAGCGGCCGCAGGCCGCCCCGGGACATCGTCCTCGCGTTCCTCGCGGACGAGGAGGCCGGCGGCACGTACGGCGCCCGGCACCTCGTCGACCACCACCCCGACCTCTTCGAGGGCGTCACCGAGGCGATCAGCGAGGTCGGCGGCTTCTCCTTCACGGTCAACGAGCAGCGCCGGCTCTATCTGATCCAGACGGCCGAGAAGGGCATGCACTGGATGAAGCTGACCGTGGCCGGCACCGCCGGGCACGGCTCGATGATCCACCGGGACAACGCCATCACCGAGCTGTCGGAGGCGGTCGCGCGGCTCGGCCGGCACAAGTTCCCGGTACGGGTCACCAAGACGACCCGGGCCTTCCTCGACGAACTCGGCGACGCGCTCGGCACCGAGCTGGACCCCGAGGACATGGAGGGCACGCTCGCCCGGCTCGGCGGTATCGCCAAGCTCATCGGCGCGACCCTGAGCAACACCGCCAACCCCACCCAGCTCGGCGCCGGCTACAAGGTCAACGTCATCCCGGGCGAGGCCACCGCGCACGTCGACGGGCGCTTCCTGCCCGGCCACGAGGAGGAGTTCCTCGCCGACCTCGACAAGATCCTCGGCCCCAAGGTCAGGCGCGAGGACGTGCACTCCGACAAGGCCGTCGAGACCACCTTCGACGGCGCGCTCGTGGACGCCATGCAGTCCGCGCTGGTCGCCGAGGACCCGGCCGCCAAGGCGATCCCCTACATGCTCTCCGGCGGCACCGACGCCAAGTCCTTCGACGAGCTCGGCATCCGCGGGTTCGGCTTCGCGCCGCTGAAGCTGCCTCCGGAGCTGGACTTCGCCGGGATGTTCCACGGTGTCGACGAGCGGGTGCCCGTGGACGGGCTGAAGTTCGGCGTGCGGGTTCTCGACCGGTTCATCGACGCGAGCTGA
- a CDS encoding DUF5703 family protein, with amino-acid sequence MPEYEFVDVYVPRGVSRKDATRLLTDHAEYGHWELDRLSLMRDGSRRVRLRRRIIRQVRATW; translated from the coding sequence ATGCCGGAATACGAATTTGTCGACGTGTACGTACCGCGGGGGGTCTCCCGCAAGGACGCCACACGTCTGCTGACGGACCATGCCGAGTACGGACACTGGGAGTTGGACCGACTGAGTCTGATGCGCGACGGCAGCCGCAGGGTGCGGTTGCGCCGGCGGATCATCCGCCAGGTGCGTGCCACGTGGTGA
- a CDS encoding Pls/PosA family non-ribosomal peptide synthetase, with protein sequence MAAIDESSALGLLNEELSAEIREQFGDTARFSGGPAASPRTLVDVFDASVRSYPDELALDDGTTRLTYRALAAEVERLRRRLAAAGVGRGDRVGVRVPSGTNDLYVAILAVLAAGAAYVPVDAEDPDERAELVFGEAEVRAVVGAGHELTVNGRGEVPAARPGVEHDAWIIFTSGSTGKPKGVAVSHRSAAAFVDAEAALFLTDDPIGPGDRVMAGLSVAFDASCEEMWLAWRYGACLVPVPRAQVRSGADLGPWLVEQEITVVSTVPTLAALWEPETLNDVRLLIFGGEACPPELAQRLVTEGREVWNTYGPTEATVVACASLMSGEEPIRIGLPLDGWELAVVDEAGEPVPMGASGQLVIGGVGLARYLDAEKDAEKYAPLESLGWERAYRSGDLVKAEPEGLVFLGRADEQIKLGGRRIELGEVDAALQALPGVAGAAAAVRTARSGNQLLVGYVVTQDGWDQAAAVAKLRAELPAALVPLLAPVDDLPTRTSGKVDRNALPWPLEGLEAAVKTEELYGTEAWLAEQWAEVLGIPVSGARDDFFAIGGSSLAAAQLTTRLRTRYPSAAVLDVYQQPTLRKLARHLEESAQDDGAARVVAPVPLRSRAIQLLLLLPLFTLMGLRWMVPLAAVGNLLPSYGWLPTASWWLIGAGALALFSPPGRLALAAGGARLLLRGVRPGRHPRGGSVHLRLWTAERLAEFTGATSLTGSWLERYARALGAKVGPDVDLHSLPPVTGMLKLGRGAAVESEVDLSGWWLDGDRLEIGQVKVGAHAVVGTRSMLFPGARVGKRAEVAPGSAVTGQIPTGQRWAGAPAVKLGKAKRNWPKERPARGTYWRVMYGLTGLALTLLPVLAGGAAFLVARPLLAGEAPLRGAFLALVPATLAFGLAYALLLLVLVRLLSLGLREGTYPTHSRVGWQAWTVTQLMDRSRETLFPLYAGLVTPVWLRLLGMRIGRGAEVSTVLALPSLTTVGEGAFLADDTLTAPYELGGGWVRIGRAEIGRRAFLGNSGMTAPGRSVPDGGLVGVLSATPKKAKKGTSYLGLPPVKLPRSAADSDQSRTYEPSAGLLWARGLVELCRIVPVFCSAGLAVLTIAALCVLGPWAWLLAGAVLLAAGAVAGLVSMVAKWLLVGRHRSGEHPLWSGFVWRNELADTFVEVLAVPWLAGSVPGTPVLTAWLRGLGAKIGKGVWVESYWLPETDLVTLEDGATVNRGCVLQTHLFHDRILRTDTVVLREGATLGPGGIVLPGSTIGARTTLGPASLVMAAESVPDDTRWLGNPIEAWRP encoded by the coding sequence ATGGCAGCCATAGACGAGAGCAGCGCTCTCGGCCTGCTCAACGAAGAGCTCAGCGCAGAGATCCGCGAACAGTTCGGCGACACCGCCCGTTTCTCCGGGGGCCCGGCGGCCTCCCCCCGCACGCTCGTCGACGTCTTCGACGCGTCCGTGCGGTCCTACCCCGACGAGCTCGCCCTGGACGACGGGACGACCCGGCTCACCTACCGCGCGCTGGCCGCCGAGGTCGAGCGGCTGCGGCGGCGGCTCGCCGCGGCCGGGGTCGGGCGCGGGGACCGGGTGGGCGTCCGGGTGCCGTCCGGCACCAATGACCTCTACGTCGCGATCCTCGCCGTACTGGCCGCGGGTGCCGCCTACGTCCCCGTGGACGCCGAGGACCCCGACGAGCGGGCCGAGCTGGTGTTCGGGGAGGCGGAGGTCCGGGCCGTGGTGGGCGCCGGACACGAGCTGACCGTGAACGGACGCGGCGAGGTCCCCGCCGCCCGGCCCGGTGTCGAGCACGACGCCTGGATCATCTTCACCTCCGGTTCCACCGGCAAACCCAAGGGTGTCGCCGTCTCGCACCGCAGCGCCGCCGCCTTCGTGGACGCCGAGGCCGCGCTGTTCCTCACCGACGACCCCATCGGTCCCGGTGACAGGGTCATGGCGGGGCTGTCGGTCGCCTTCGACGCCTCCTGCGAGGAGATGTGGCTGGCGTGGCGGTACGGGGCCTGTCTGGTGCCGGTGCCGCGTGCGCAGGTCAGGAGCGGGGCCGACCTCGGGCCCTGGCTGGTCGAGCAGGAGATCACCGTCGTCTCGACCGTGCCGACGCTCGCCGCGCTGTGGGAGCCCGAGACGCTCAACGACGTACGCCTGCTGATCTTCGGCGGCGAGGCCTGCCCGCCCGAGCTGGCGCAGCGGCTGGTCACCGAAGGGCGCGAGGTGTGGAACACCTACGGCCCCACCGAGGCGACCGTGGTGGCCTGTGCCTCGCTGATGAGCGGCGAGGAGCCGATCCGGATCGGTCTGCCGCTGGACGGCTGGGAGCTGGCCGTCGTGGACGAGGCCGGGGAGCCCGTGCCGATGGGCGCGAGCGGGCAGCTGGTGATCGGCGGGGTCGGCCTGGCCCGGTACCTGGACGCCGAGAAGGACGCGGAGAAGTACGCGCCGCTCGAGTCCCTGGGCTGGGAGCGGGCCTACCGCAGCGGTGACCTCGTGAAGGCGGAGCCCGAGGGGCTGGTCTTCCTCGGGCGGGCCGACGAGCAGATCAAGCTCGGCGGCCGGCGGATCGAGCTCGGTGAGGTCGACGCGGCCCTGCAGGCGCTGCCGGGGGTCGCGGGAGCGGCGGCCGCCGTGCGCACCGCCCGCAGCGGCAACCAGCTCCTCGTCGGGTACGTCGTCACGCAGGACGGCTGGGACCAGGCGGCGGCCGTGGCGAAGCTGCGGGCCGAACTGCCCGCCGCGCTGGTGCCGTTGCTGGCTCCCGTCGACGACCTGCCGACCCGGACCTCCGGCAAGGTGGACCGCAACGCGCTGCCGTGGCCGCTGGAAGGGCTCGAAGCGGCGGTGAAGACGGAGGAGTTGTACGGCACCGAGGCCTGGCTCGCCGAGCAGTGGGCCGAGGTCCTCGGCATCCCGGTCTCCGGCGCCCGTGACGACTTCTTCGCGATCGGCGGATCCAGCCTGGCCGCCGCCCAGTTGACCACGCGGCTGCGCACCCGCTACCCGAGCGCGGCCGTCCTGGACGTCTACCAGCAGCCCACGCTGCGGAAGCTGGCCCGGCACCTGGAGGAGTCCGCGCAGGACGACGGGGCGGCGCGGGTGGTCGCGCCGGTGCCGCTGCGGTCCCGGGCGATCCAACTTCTGCTCCTGCTCCCCCTGTTCACGCTGATGGGACTGCGGTGGATGGTGCCGCTGGCCGCCGTCGGCAACCTCCTGCCGTCCTACGGCTGGCTGCCGACCGCCTCCTGGTGGCTGATCGGCGCGGGGGCGCTCGCCCTGTTCAGCCCGCCGGGGCGGCTCGCTCTGGCGGCGGGCGGGGCCCGGCTGCTGCTGCGCGGCGTCCGGCCCGGCCGCCACCCGCGCGGTGGCAGCGTCCATCTGCGCCTGTGGACCGCCGAGCGGCTCGCCGAGTTCACCGGGGCGACCTCGCTGACCGGCTCCTGGCTGGAGCGGTACGCGCGGGCGCTCGGTGCCAAGGTCGGTCCGGACGTGGATCTGCACTCGCTGCCGCCGGTCACCGGCATGCTCAAGCTGGGCCGGGGCGCGGCCGTGGAGTCCGAGGTGGACCTGTCCGGCTGGTGGCTGGACGGCGACCGGCTGGAGATCGGCCAGGTCAAGGTGGGCGCGCACGCCGTCGTCGGCACGCGCAGCATGCTCTTCCCTGGCGCCCGTGTCGGCAAGCGAGCCGAGGTGGCGCCGGGTTCGGCGGTCACCGGTCAGATCCCGACCGGTCAGCGCTGGGCGGGCGCGCCCGCGGTCAAGCTGGGCAAGGCCAAGCGCAACTGGCCGAAGGAACGGCCGGCGCGGGGCACGTACTGGCGGGTGATGTACGGCCTCACCGGTCTCGCGCTGACCCTGCTCCCCGTGCTGGCGGGCGGGGCGGCCTTCCTCGTCGCGCGTCCCCTGCTCGCCGGGGAGGCTCCGCTGCGGGGCGCCTTCCTCGCGCTGGTCCCGGCCACGCTCGCCTTCGGGCTGGCGTACGCGCTGCTGCTCCTGGTCCTTGTGCGGCTGCTCAGCCTCGGGCTGCGGGAGGGGACGTATCCGACGCACAGCAGGGTCGGGTGGCAGGCGTGGACCGTGACGCAGTTGATGGACCGCTCGCGCGAGACGCTGTTCCCGCTGTACGCCGGCCTGGTCACGCCGGTGTGGCTGCGGCTGCTCGGGATGCGGATCGGGCGCGGGGCCGAGGTGTCCACCGTGCTGGCGCTGCCGAGTCTGACGACGGTCGGTGAGGGCGCCTTCCTGGCCGACGACACCCTGACCGCGCCGTACGAGCTGGGCGGCGGCTGGGTGCGGATCGGGCGCGCGGAGATCGGGCGGCGGGCGTTCCTCGGGAACTCCGGGATGACCGCGCCGGGGCGCAGCGTGCCGGACGGCGGGCTCGTCGGGGTGCTGTCGGCGACGCCGAAGAAGGCGAAGAAGGGCACGTCGTATCTGGGGCTGCCGCCGGTGAAGCTGCCGCGCAGCGCGGCCGACAGCGACCAGAGCCGGACGTACGAGCCGTCGGCGGGGCTGCTGTGGGCGCGCGGTCTGGTGGAGCTGTGCCGGATCGTGCCGGTGTTCTGCTCGGCCGGGCTCGCGGTGCTGACGATCGCCGCGCTGTGCGTGCTGGGGCCGTGGGCCTGGCTGCTCGCCGGAGCGGTGCTGCTCGCGGCCGGTGCGGTGGCGGGGCTGGTGTCGATGGTCGCGAAGTGGCTGCTGGTGGGGCGGCACCGCAGCGGGGAGCACCCGCTGTGGAGCGGCTTCGTGTGGCGCAACGAGCTCGCGGACACCTTCGTCGAGGTGCTGGCGGTGCCGTGGCTGGCGGGTTCGGTGCCCGGTACCCCGGTGCTGACGGCGTGGCTGCGCGGGCTCGGCGCGAAGATCGGCAAGGGCGTCTGGGTGGAGAGCTACTGGCTTCCGGAGACCGATCTGGTGACGCTGGAGGACGGGGCGACCGTGAACCGCGGGTGCGTCCTGCAGACCCACCTCTTCCACGACCGGATCTTGCGGACGGATACTGTTGTTCTCCGTGAGGGCGCCACGCTGGGCCCTGGCGGGATCGTGCTGCCCGGCAGCACGATCGGGGCCCGCACCACGCTGGGCCCCGCGTCGCTCGTCATGGCCGCGGAGTCCGTCCCGGACGACACCCGCTGGCTCGGCAACCCGATCGAGGCATGGCGGCCCTGA
- a CDS encoding chaplin family protein has translation MRQVTRKGLMTVAAATGVIAAAGGAAHADAGASGSSANSPGVLSGNTVSAPVHAPVNACGNTVNVVGVLNPAMGNSCANKGGGSGTPGGHAGPGGSAGHGGGHGGHGHGGSGGPGGSGGSHAGGHTGGSPGVGSGNHVEVPVDAPVNACGNSVDVIGIGNPAMGNDCAGGPGAGQHTPPGSPGSPEQPGTPTQPGNPGHPGDPVEPGHPGSPATPPAAGGGAPGGGNHPGTQSVAQPLGGAQLARTGSDLPIGLVLPVGAGALLAGAVLYRRARASA, from the coding sequence ATGCGACAAGTCACCCGCAAGGGCCTGATGACAGTGGCGGCCGCCACCGGAGTGATCGCCGCCGCCGGAGGCGCCGCCCACGCGGACGCGGGCGCGAGCGGATCGAGCGCGAACTCTCCCGGCGTGCTCTCGGGCAACACGGTGTCGGCACCGGTGCACGCGCCGGTCAACGCGTGCGGCAACACCGTGAACGTCGTCGGGGTCCTCAACCCCGCGATGGGCAACAGCTGCGCCAACAAGGGCGGCGGCAGCGGCACCCCCGGCGGACACGCCGGTCCGGGCGGCTCCGCGGGCCACGGCGGCGGTCACGGAGGACACGGCCACGGCGGCTCCGGCGGCCCTGGTGGCTCCGGTGGTTCGCACGCCGGCGGTCACACCGGTGGCTCGCCCGGCGTGGGCTCCGGCAACCACGTCGAGGTGCCGGTCGACGCCCCGGTGAACGCCTGCGGCAACAGCGTCGATGTCATCGGCATCGGCAACCCGGCCATGGGCAACGACTGCGCCGGCGGACCGGGCGCCGGGCAGCACACCCCGCCGGGATCGCCGGGCTCGCCGGAACAGCCCGGCACCCCGACGCAGCCCGGCAACCCCGGTCACCCGGGCGACCCGGTGGAGCCCGGCCACCCCGGTTCCCCGGCCACCCCGCCCGCGGCGGGCGGCGGAGCCCCGGGCGGCGGCAACCACCCCGGGACCCAGTCGGTCGCCCAGCCGCTGGGCGGCGCGCAGCTCGCGCGGACCGGCAGCGACCTGCCGATCGGGCTGGTCCTCCCGGTGGGCGCCGGGGCGCTGCTCGCGGGCGCGGTCCTGTACCGCAGGGCACGGGCCTCGGCCTAG